From the genome of Planctomycetota bacterium, one region includes:
- a CDS encoding citrate/2-methylcitrate synthase, with protein MTQAAADAAFSKGLEGIIAGETAVCSIEQGGLWYRGYEIHDLARNATFEQVAFLLLEGRKPTDAELRRFTAEIVAERPLHPSVTAFIESVGGYLASGRAVPMDVLRTAVSILGHTDPDAQNNAADANLRKAKRLLAKIPTIIGHMQNVIDGRAIIGREQGGDPALSHAANILYLMSGQRPSAEYARVIDASLILYAEHDFNASTFTSRVIAGTLSDMHGAVTGAIAALKGPLHGGANEAAMEMLKEIMHDVGEAGIGTDKVDQWMQRAFDTKRKLMGFGHRVYKNGDHRAPILHAMGRAVAEKDTGAPGGHGALQWFRLGEQVQKIMLDKKNIHPNVDFPCGLTYFTMGIPVPQYTPIFVASRITGWAAHVLEQHANNRLIRPLSKYTGEAPRKWNG; from the coding sequence ATGACGCAGGCAGCCGCGGACGCAGCATTCTCGAAGGGCCTCGAGGGGATCATCGCGGGCGAGACCGCCGTCTGCTCGATCGAGCAGGGCGGGCTCTGGTACCGCGGGTACGAGATCCACGACCTGGCCAGGAACGCGACCTTCGAGCAGGTCGCGTTCCTCCTGCTCGAGGGGCGCAAGCCCACCGACGCCGAGCTGCGCCGCTTCACCGCCGAGATCGTCGCCGAGCGCCCGCTGCACCCGAGCGTCACGGCGTTCATCGAGTCCGTCGGCGGGTATCTCGCCTCGGGGCGCGCGGTGCCGATGGACGTGCTGCGCACGGCGGTGTCGATCCTCGGGCACACCGACCCGGACGCGCAGAACAACGCCGCGGACGCGAACCTGCGCAAGGCCAAGCGCCTGCTCGCCAAGATCCCCACGATCATCGGGCACATGCAGAACGTGATCGACGGGCGGGCCATCATCGGGCGCGAGCAGGGGGGCGACCCCGCCCTCTCGCACGCGGCGAACATCCTGTACCTCATGAGCGGGCAGCGCCCCAGCGCGGAGTACGCACGCGTCATCGACGCCTCGCTCATCCTCTACGCCGAGCACGACTTCAACGCGAGCACGTTCACATCGCGCGTCATCGCCGGCACCCTGAGCGACATGCACGGGGCGGTCACCGGCGCGATCGCGGCGCTGAAGGGCCCGCTGCACGGCGGGGCGAACGAGGCCGCCATGGAGATGCTCAAGGAAATCATGCACGACGTCGGCGAAGCCGGCATCGGCACCGACAAGGTCGATCAGTGGATGCAGCGCGCGTTCGACACCAAGCGCAAGCTCATGGGCTTCGGGCACCGCGTGTACAAGAACGGCGACCACCGCGCCCCGATCCTGCACGCCATGGGGCGGGCCGTCGCCGAGAAGGACACCGGCGCGCCCGGCGGTCACGGCGCGCTGCAGTGGTTCCGCCTGGGCGAGCAGGTCCAGAAGATCATGCTCGACAAGAAGAACATCCACCCGAACGTCGACTTCCCCTGCGGGCTCACCTACTTCACGATGGGCATCCCCGTGCCGCAGTACACGCCGATCTTCGTCGCCAGCCGCATCACCGGCTGGGCGGCCCACGTGCTCGAGCAGCACGCGAACAACCGGCTCATCCGCCCCCTGAGCAAGTACACGGGCGAAGCGCCCCGGAAGTGGAACGGCTGA
- a CDS encoding PH domain-containing protein, whose amino-acid sequence MVTIRCDKCDQSIPVETPLAGLKVTCPHCGDVNVLRSITPAAPVDRAQEAGLPPASGPEVDVRVVRPSLWRSRPFSFLLALLMLLSGGVLTVVFLVSAAIPLAIGAALIALLGLAALVYWWVLSLNEGLKITSRRLIDSEGILSRSTSEILHSDIKNIQIRQTFWERILGVGTLAISSAAENEDEIEMRGIPHPDEVRRVIDLYRSR is encoded by the coding sequence ATGGTCACCATCCGCTGCGACAAGTGCGATCAGAGCATCCCGGTCGAGACGCCCCTGGCGGGGCTGAAGGTGACCTGCCCGCACTGCGGGGACGTGAACGTGCTGCGGAGCATCACGCCCGCCGCCCCCGTCGACCGCGCGCAGGAGGCCGGCCTGCCCCCCGCCTCGGGCCCCGAGGTGGACGTCCGCGTGGTGCGCCCCTCGCTGTGGCGATCGCGCCCGTTCAGCTTCCTGCTCGCCCTGCTCATGCTGCTGAGCGGGGGGGTGCTGACGGTCGTCTTCCTGGTGTCCGCCGCGATCCCGCTGGCGATCGGCGCGGCTCTGATCGCTCTGCTGGGGTTGGCGGCCCTGGTCTACTGGTGGGTGCTCAGCCTGAACGAGGGGCTGAAGATCACCTCACGCCGGCTGATCGACAGCGAGGGCATCCTGAGCCGCTCAACCAGCGAGATCCTGCACTCCGATATCAAGAACATCCAGATCCGCCAGACGTTCTGGGAACGGATCCTGGGCGTGGGAACGCTGGCGATCTCGAGCGCCGCGGAGAACGAGGACGAGATCGAGATGCGGGGGATCCCGCACCCCGACGAGGTTCGCCGCGTGATCGACTTGTATCGATCTCGCTAG
- a CDS encoding saccharopine dehydrogenase C-terminal domain-containing protein — protein MASAIVLGAGMVGSVMAADMAAQGFDTAIADVRRENLDAASARAGGRVRAILADLSDASNVRRVVEPFDVVLGALSSRIGFRALRAVIDAGKPYADISFMGEDFTELDALAKDRGVTVVTDCGVAPGMSHILAAYGASMLSPCEAIEIYVGGLPRVRTWPYEYKAAFSPADVIEEYTRPARLVEHGAVVVRPALSEPELMDFEGVGTLEAFNTDGLRSLCRSLSVPFMKEKTLRYPGHIELMRVMRETGLFDETPVEVRGVRVVPRELTSALLFPKWTYGPGEEDLTVMRVTARGMRGRERVTLRWDLLDFYHRPTRATSMARSTAFPCTIVASLIASGRFASPGVNPPERLAAFPDLVRELLAHLETRGMRYVFSESAAAEAAGAVTWGT, from the coding sequence ATGGCGAGCGCGATCGTTCTCGGGGCGGGCATGGTCGGGTCCGTCATGGCGGCGGACATGGCGGCCCAGGGGTTCGACACGGCGATCGCCGACGTCCGGCGTGAGAACCTCGACGCCGCATCTGCCCGCGCGGGCGGACGGGTACGCGCGATCCTCGCCGACCTGTCGGACGCGTCGAATGTCCGCCGGGTGGTGGAGCCGTTCGATGTCGTGCTGGGCGCGCTCTCCAGCCGCATCGGCTTCCGGGCGCTGCGCGCCGTGATCGACGCTGGCAAGCCCTACGCCGACATCTCGTTCATGGGCGAGGACTTCACCGAACTGGACGCGCTCGCGAAGGACCGGGGCGTCACCGTCGTGACGGACTGCGGCGTCGCGCCGGGCATGAGCCACATCCTGGCGGCGTACGGCGCCTCCATGCTCTCGCCCTGCGAGGCGATCGAGATCTACGTGGGCGGGCTGCCCCGCGTGCGCACGTGGCCCTACGAGTACAAGGCGGCGTTCTCGCCCGCGGATGTCATCGAGGAATACACGAGGCCCGCGCGCCTGGTCGAGCACGGGGCGGTCGTCGTTCGCCCGGCGCTGAGCGAGCCGGAACTCATGGACTTTGAGGGCGTGGGCACGCTGGAGGCGTTCAACACCGACGGGCTGCGGAGCCTGTGCCGCTCGCTGAGCGTGCCCTTCATGAAGGAGAAGACGCTGCGCTACCCCGGGCACATCGAGCTGATGCGGGTGATGCGCGAAACGGGGCTGTTCGACGAGACGCCGGTCGAGGTGCGGGGCGTGCGGGTCGTGCCGCGAGAACTCACGAGTGCGCTGCTGTTCCCCAAGTGGACGTACGGGCCCGGGGAGGAAGACCTGACGGTGATGCGGGTGACGGCACGGGGTATGCGCGGGCGCGAGCGCGTCACGCTGCGGTGGGACCTGCTCGACTTCTACCACCGCCCCACCCGCGCAACGAGCATGGCGCGCTCGACGGCGTTCCCGTGCACGATCGTCGCGTCGCTCATCGCGTCGGGGCGGTTCGCGAGCCCCGGCGTGAACCCGCCGGAGCGGCTGGCGGCGTTCCCGGACCTTGTTCGGGAACTGCTCGCGCACCTGGAAACCAGGGGCATGCGCTACGTCTTTTCCGAGTCCGCCGCTGCCGAAGCGGCAGGCGCTGTCACGTGGGGAACCTGA
- a CDS encoding glycosyltransferase, producing MRVLLVNWARLPDGPLDGGGVNGYCQQLALELVGRGHEVAYLSSGVTYTRRGNGTGPCEVRRLDDFRGVRVFDVVNSPVIAPGPCQARRPEAEIASPELERELARFVGLLAPDVVHFQNIEGLSAASVDAMRRAVGAGCVVFSLHNYHTVCPQVYLMQRGRVPCRNFRGGQACVGCADVCDPAEERLIRAGVRERHAPAPAPEPAKPRRAWGVFIPPPEPVAQPLPGRPTAVLADVDAAIAPAPHLAPAAEPPLPGEREPLDNTPTPDPWDPGTENVYGARRRAMVGALASCDAVLGVSPFVRAKFEALGVPGGVLRTMPIGTRMGDLARAAGLHAGGEVRPRRPGPVRLAFLGYHNFYKGLHCLVDALERCDAGVLGEIDLLVSAKAVEPIEPALRRLRARLARLSVEHGYRYDEIPDLLRDREVGVVPSVWWDNGPQTVLEFQACGLAVVGAAVGGVPDMVRDGVDALLFRGNDAGALAAALARLGREPGLVDRLRGGVRPPKGMGEHAAELERLYAELLRARRRG from the coding sequence ATGCGGGTGCTGCTCGTGAACTGGGCACGGCTGCCGGACGGGCCGCTCGACGGCGGGGGGGTCAACGGCTATTGCCAGCAGCTCGCCCTCGAACTCGTCGGGCGCGGGCACGAGGTCGCCTACCTCTCGTCGGGCGTCACGTACACGCGGCGCGGGAACGGCACGGGCCCGTGCGAAGTCCGACGCCTGGACGACTTCCGGGGCGTGCGCGTCTTCGACGTGGTGAACTCGCCCGTCATCGCGCCCGGGCCCTGCCAGGCCCGCCGCCCCGAGGCCGAGATCGCGTCGCCCGAACTCGAACGCGAACTCGCCCGCTTCGTCGGGCTGCTCGCCCCGGACGTCGTGCACTTCCAGAACATCGAGGGACTGTCGGCGGCGAGCGTCGACGCCATGCGGCGCGCCGTCGGCGCCGGCTGCGTGGTGTTCTCGCTGCACAACTACCACACCGTGTGCCCCCAGGTGTACCTCATGCAGCGGGGGCGCGTGCCCTGCCGGAACTTCCGGGGCGGGCAGGCGTGCGTCGGGTGCGCCGACGTCTGCGACCCGGCCGAGGAACGCCTTATCCGGGCCGGCGTGCGCGAGCGCCACGCGCCCGCGCCGGCGCCCGAGCCCGCCAAGCCGCGGCGGGCGTGGGGGGTGTTCATCCCGCCCCCCGAGCCGGTCGCGCAGCCACTGCCGGGGCGACCGACGGCGGTGCTCGCCGATGTCGACGCGGCGATCGCGCCCGCACCGCACCTCGCCCCTGCGGCGGAACCGCCCCTCCCGGGCGAACGCGAGCCGCTCGACAACACGCCCACCCCGGACCCATGGGACCCCGGCACCGAGAACGTGTACGGGGCGCGCCGGCGCGCGATGGTGGGGGCGCTCGCGTCGTGCGACGCGGTGCTGGGCGTCTCGCCCTTCGTGCGTGCGAAGTTCGAGGCGCTGGGCGTGCCGGGCGGGGTGCTGCGCACGATGCCGATCGGAACGAGAATGGGCGACCTGGCCCGGGCCGCGGGCCTGCACGCGGGCGGGGAGGTTCGTCCCCGAAGGCCGGGCCCGGTTCGGCTGGCGTTCCTGGGGTATCACAACTTCTACAAGGGGCTGCACTGCCTGGTCGACGCGCTCGAACGTTGCGACGCGGGCGTGCTGGGCGAGATCGACCTGCTCGTGTCGGCCAAGGCGGTCGAACCGATCGAGCCCGCGCTGCGCCGGCTGCGGGCGCGCCTCGCGCGGCTGTCGGTCGAGCACGGGTACCGGTACGACGAGATCCCCGACCTGCTGCGGGATCGCGAGGTCGGCGTGGTTCCCAGCGTGTGGTGGGACAACGGGCCGCAGACCGTGCTGGAGTTCCAGGCCTGCGGGCTGGCGGTCGTCGGCGCGGCGGTGGGGGGCGTGCCGGACATGGTCCGCGACGGGGTCGACGCCCTGCTCTTTCGCGGGAACGACGCGGGGGCCCTGGCCGCGGCGTTGGCGCGGCTCGGCCGCGAGCCCGGTCTGGTCGACCGCCTGCGGGGGGGCGTGCGGCCGCCCAAGGGCATGGGCGAGCACGCGGCGGAACTGGAGCGTCTGTACGCCGAACTGCTGCGTGCGAGGCGGCGCGGGTGA
- a CDS encoding glycosyltransferase gives MRVCLVTSELAPFRGWGVGTTTALLARALHDAGHEVHLLVDDMPGLRGGAAREFPGVRTHILTSEEFGQALAQCPAECTRRPIVVHRRLARLHDQFRFDAIEFNDFYGDAYMALQARRLGGAYAGVRMGVVLHSPIGLLRSINAQHSYPLDIAMIAHMEAESIRHADVLLAPSRAIVDALQNLEGFGDAIDPARLAVVHNPMELPGAPCAHDGTGTPEVLFFGRLETRKGPDVLIRAAKILLESGVDLRVRIVGVDTDCGPAGRPMRAHLQSRVVGRAPRERFIFEDNRPRAELFDLVRRAAVCCFPARWDNFPNACLEAMAQGACVVSSDGGGMREVIEDGRSGLLARAGDAPHLAQVLGRALADRALRTRLGEAARERVREVCDPRRAAEGHAAALLAARPALITTPQPVANSGASSAHPRPAERVSVVIPVYNLGATLPETLASVQAQTRRADEVVLVDDGSTDPHTIDVLRGAEAKGCRVVRQENRGLPGARNAGIHAASGDWVVTLDADDLLAPTFIEACLRAAALSPGAALVSTHMACFTESPARPEVLFVPLGLAREIIPAANVASSAMIMVRRDAMLAIGGYDETLHTYEDWEICCRLAGHGYRAEILPEPLIWHRMRPGSLFNSLTPREDFVLRSAVMARHAGLSPSPSRTARIVLGLRETVPSMDAATTAAEVVRSHLRYRLADRADALVRAVGVRSLVKRALLAVEGRG, from the coding sequence ATGCGCGTCTGCTTGGTGACGAGCGAGCTGGCGCCGTTCCGGGGCTGGGGTGTTGGGACGACCACCGCCCTGCTCGCGAGGGCGCTGCACGACGCGGGGCACGAGGTTCATCTGCTGGTCGATGACATGCCCGGGCTCCGTGGTGGCGCCGCGCGCGAGTTCCCCGGGGTGCGCACGCACATCCTGACGTCCGAGGAGTTCGGGCAGGCGCTCGCGCAGTGCCCCGCGGAGTGCACGCGTCGGCCGATCGTCGTGCACCGGCGGCTCGCGCGCCTGCACGACCAGTTCCGCTTCGACGCCATCGAGTTCAACGACTTTTACGGCGACGCGTACATGGCGCTGCAGGCGAGGCGGCTCGGCGGGGCGTACGCCGGCGTCCGCATGGGCGTCGTGCTGCACAGCCCAATCGGGCTGCTGCGCTCGATCAACGCCCAGCACTCGTACCCGCTCGACATCGCGATGATCGCGCACATGGAGGCCGAGTCGATCCGCCACGCCGACGTGCTGCTCGCGCCGTCGCGGGCGATCGTCGACGCGCTGCAGAACCTGGAGGGTTTCGGCGACGCCATCGACCCCGCCCGTCTCGCCGTCGTGCACAACCCGATGGAACTTCCCGGCGCGCCCTGCGCGCACGACGGCACGGGCACGCCCGAGGTGCTGTTCTTCGGGAGGCTCGAGACCCGCAAGGGGCCGGACGTGCTGATCCGGGCGGCGAAGATCCTGCTCGAATCGGGCGTAGACCTGCGCGTGCGCATCGTCGGCGTCGATACCGACTGCGGGCCGGCGGGGCGCCCGATGCGTGCGCACCTGCAGTCGCGCGTCGTGGGGCGTGCGCCGCGCGAGCGGTTCATCTTCGAGGACAACCGCCCGCGGGCCGAGTTGTTCGATCTCGTGCGCCGGGCCGCGGTGTGCTGCTTCCCGGCGCGCTGGGACAACTTCCCCAACGCGTGCCTGGAGGCGATGGCGCAGGGGGCGTGCGTCGTGTCGTCCGACGGTGGGGGCATGCGCGAGGTGATCGAGGACGGGCGTTCGGGCCTGCTCGCCCGCGCGGGCGACGCCCCGCACCTCGCGCAGGTGCTGGGACGCGCGCTCGCCGACCGGGCGCTGCGCACACGCCTGGGCGAGGCCGCCCGCGAGCGCGTACGCGAAGTGTGCGACCCGCGCCGTGCGGCCGAGGGGCACGCGGCGGCGCTGCTCGCCGCACGCCCGGCCTTGATCACGACGCCGCAACCCGTGGCGAACAGCGGGGCTTCGTCGGCGCATCCTCGCCCGGCCGAGCGCGTGAGCGTGGTCATCCCCGTGTACAACCTCGGCGCGACGCTGCCCGAGACGCTCGCGTCGGTGCAAGCGCAGACCCGCCGGGCCGACGAGGTCGTGCTCGTGGACGACGGCTCGACCGATCCGCACACGATCGACGTGCTGCGCGGGGCCGAGGCGAAAGGCTGCCGCGTGGTGCGCCAGGAGAACCGGGGCCTGCCGGGCGCGCGCAACGCGGGGATCCACGCCGCCAGCGGCGACTGGGTCGTCACGCTCGACGCCGACGACCTGCTGGCGCCCACGTTCATCGAGGCGTGCCTGCGGGCGGCGGCGTTGTCGCCGGGCGCGGCCCTCGTCTCGACGCACATGGCGTGCTTCACCGAGTCGCCCGCGCGTCCGGAGGTGCTCTTCGTGCCGTTGGGCCTGGCGCGCGAGATCATCCCGGCGGCGAACGTGGCGTCGTCGGCGATGATCATGGTCCGGCGCGATGCGATGCTCGCCATCGGCGGGTACGACGAGACGCTGCACACGTACGAAGACTGGGAAATCTGCTGCCGCCTGGCGGGGCACGGGTACCGCGCGGAGATTCTGCCCGAGCCGCTGATCTGGCACCGGATGCGCCCGGGCTCGCTGTTCAACTCGCTGACGCCCCGCGAGGACTTTGTGCTGCGCTCGGCGGTGATGGCGCGCCACGCGGGGCTGTCGCCATCGCCGTCGCGCACGGCGCGCATCGTGCTGGGGCTGCGCGAGACGGTGCCCTCGATGGACGCCGCGACGACCGCCGCGGAGGTGGTGCGATCACACCTGCGCTACCGCCTGGCCGACCGGGCCGACGCGCTGGTGCGCGCGGTGGGCGTGCGGTCGCTGGTCAAGCGGGCGCTGCTGGCGGTCGAGGGCCGGGGCTAG
- a CDS encoding M20/M25/M40 family metallo-hydrolase, with protein sequence MRPMSRALALVVPFVLAPTLHAQSAAWTAVLDGKEAPAPAIEMGDDAVVRAILDEGKNRNRVMDHLTHLSTVIGARLTGSTALQQANEWARDQFTSFGLSNARLEQWGEIAVRFDRGPSSGRLLLRRERTARGAAGPTVEYEPVRDLELSWLAWQAGTNGPVRGPVVKEPQNAEEFLAVQPRLKGAWVLLKAPPPIGQRGVRTALGTRYEVRRDARRKVAEGAAPSSLSVVERMALEPVAGYISTTRDERVWTGAVPGWRTLDFDTIPRDAHVVIRGSDYDFLNSRVADGEPIEAEFDLQATFTRGPIPVYNTIAEIPGTQKPEEVVIISAHLDSWNGPGSQGTTDNGTGSAVTIEAARILMAVGAKPTRTICFILWTGEEQGLLGARAYVEKHKDELDKISAVFVDDGGTNSQGGLPAAENMVEMLAAATAPINNQFYSETDKKHLNVNVRNTGPRIESHGSSDHAAFNAVGVPGFFWDEVGRADYGHGWHTQHDRIDLAIPEYLQQSATNSAIVAYRLACAPTLLPRAEPPAPSGEQPRRRRGQPQGEAPSQSPNP encoded by the coding sequence ATGCGTCCCATGTCCCGTGCGCTTGCGCTCGTCGTCCCGTTCGTGCTGGCCCCCACCCTGCACGCCCAGTCCGCCGCCTGGACCGCGGTGCTGGACGGCAAGGAGGCCCCCGCCCCCGCCATCGAGATGGGCGACGACGCGGTGGTCCGTGCCATCCTCGACGAGGGCAAGAACCGCAACCGCGTGATGGACCACCTGACGCACCTCTCGACGGTGATCGGAGCCAGACTCACGGGCTCCACCGCGCTCCAGCAGGCCAACGAATGGGCACGCGACCAGTTCACGTCCTTCGGGCTCTCGAACGCGCGACTCGAACAATGGGGCGAGATCGCCGTGCGCTTTGATCGCGGGCCCTCCTCCGGGCGCCTGCTGCTCCGCCGCGAACGCACCGCCCGCGGCGCCGCGGGCCCGACCGTCGAGTACGAGCCCGTGCGCGACCTCGAACTCAGCTGGCTGGCGTGGCAGGCCGGCACCAACGGCCCCGTGCGCGGGCCCGTCGTGAAAGAGCCCCAGAACGCCGAGGAGTTCCTCGCGGTGCAGCCCCGCCTCAAGGGCGCGTGGGTGCTGCTAAAGGCCCCGCCCCCGATCGGGCAGCGCGGCGTGCGCACCGCGCTGGGCACGCGCTACGAGGTGCGCCGCGACGCGCGACGCAAGGTCGCCGAGGGCGCGGCCCCGTCGTCGCTCAGCGTCGTGGAGCGCATGGCGCTCGAGCCGGTCGCCGGGTACATCTCCACCACGCGCGATGAACGCGTGTGGACCGGCGCGGTCCCCGGCTGGCGCACGCTCGACTTTGACACCATCCCCCGCGACGCGCACGTGGTCATCCGCGGCTCCGACTACGACTTCCTCAACTCGCGCGTCGCCGACGGCGAGCCCATCGAGGCCGAGTTCGACCTCCAGGCGACGTTCACGCGCGGGCCGATCCCGGTGTACAACACGATCGCCGAGATCCCCGGGACGCAGAAGCCCGAAGAGGTGGTGATCATCTCCGCCCACCTCGACAGTTGGAACGGGCCGGGCTCGCAGGGCACTACGGACAACGGCACGGGCAGCGCCGTGACGATCGAGGCCGCCCGCATTCTCATGGCCGTCGGCGCCAAGCCCACGCGGACCATCTGCTTCATCCTGTGGACGGGCGAGGAGCAGGGGCTGCTCGGCGCCCGCGCCTACGTCGAGAAGCACAAGGACGAACTCGACAAGATCTCCGCCGTCTTCGTCGACGACGGCGGGACGAACTCGCAGGGCGGGCTCCCGGCGGCCGAGAACATGGTCGAGATGCTCGCGGCGGCGACCGCCCCCATCAACAACCAGTTCTACAGCGAGACCGACAAGAAACACCTGAACGTCAACGTGCGCAACACCGGCCCGCGCATCGAGTCGCACGGGTCGAGCGACCACGCCGCGTTCAACGCCGTGGGCGTGCCGGGCTTCTTCTGGGACGAGGTCGGACGCGCCGACTACGGGCACGGCTGGCACACGCAGCACGACCGCATCGACTTGGCGATCCCCGAGTACCTGCAGCAATCGGCGACGAACAGCGCGATCGTGGCGTACCGACTGGCGTGCGCACCGACGCTGCTCCCGCGGGCCGAACCGCCCGCGCCGTCGGGCGAACAGCCCCGACGCCGCCGAGGCCAGCCCCAAGGCGAAGCGCCCTCACAGTCGCCGAACCCCTGA
- the tig gene encoding trigger factor — MSEAAVEEQQNKVTITDAGPCAKRVSIEIPAATVTEKLRGSLDTLSVEAQLPGFRKGRVPRWLIEKRFGATLRKEAKTELVTQALNEAVEQAKLRLVAHPTSDSLREADVEEGKPFAFEVEVEVVPEFQLPSFDAIPVRKPTTNITDEMVQQELDKLAINDGTLETRERAEAGDYITGHAVMTDDKGTEFYNLKGAVVQKPLPAAGGKGMILGIMVDDFDAQLGTPAPGDDFTVKSKGPENHEVEGIRNAALTITFHVERVDRIIPAPMSQILAQYGFEDESSLRERIRSRMDERVRIQQSTVMHQQVVKHLLEHTTMELPKRLTAQQAHRNLARRRMELMYRGVDAQKIEEHMASLRAASAGDAARELKVFFILHRIAEELRVSVHDVEASQRIAQMAFQRNVRPEALRAELVQNGQLAHVYEQIREQKTLDMLLNKATITEMPAEEFNKLMREQNMPA, encoded by the coding sequence ATGTCCGAAGCCGCCGTGGAAGAGCAGCAGAACAAGGTGACCATAACGGACGCGGGTCCGTGCGCGAAGCGCGTGTCGATCGAGATCCCCGCGGCGACGGTGACGGAGAAGCTCCGCGGCTCGCTGGACACGCTGAGCGTCGAGGCCCAACTCCCCGGGTTCCGCAAGGGGCGCGTCCCGCGCTGGCTCATCGAGAAGCGCTTCGGCGCGACCCTCCGCAAGGAGGCGAAGACCGAGCTCGTGACGCAGGCGCTCAACGAGGCGGTGGAGCAGGCCAAGCTGCGCCTGGTGGCCCACCCCACGTCGGACTCGCTGCGCGAGGCCGACGTCGAGGAGGGCAAGCCCTTCGCGTTCGAGGTGGAGGTCGAGGTGGTGCCGGAGTTCCAGCTCCCCTCGTTCGACGCCATCCCGGTGCGCAAGCCGACGACGAACATCACCGACGAGATGGTGCAGCAGGAGCTGGACAAGCTCGCGATCAACGACGGCACGCTCGAGACCCGCGAGCGGGCCGAGGCGGGCGACTACATCACCGGGCACGCGGTGATGACCGACGACAAGGGCACGGAGTTCTACAACCTGAAGGGCGCCGTCGTGCAGAAGCCCCTGCCCGCCGCGGGCGGCAAGGGCATGATCCTGGGGATCATGGTCGACGATTTCGACGCGCAGCTCGGCACGCCCGCCCCGGGCGACGACTTCACGGTCAAGTCCAAGGGCCCCGAGAACCACGAGGTGGAAGGGATCCGCAACGCGGCGCTCACCATCACGTTCCACGTCGAGCGGGTGGACCGCATCATCCCCGCGCCGATGTCGCAGATCCTCGCGCAGTACGGGTTCGAGGACGAGTCGTCGCTCCGCGAGCGCATCCGCTCGCGCATGGACGAGCGCGTCCGCATCCAGCAGTCGACCGTCATGCACCAGCAGGTCGTGAAGCACCTGCTCGAGCACACGACGATGGAACTGCCCAAGCGGCTGACGGCCCAGCAGGCGCACCGCAACCTGGCCCGACGGCGCATGGAGCTCATGTACCGGGGCGTGGACGCGCAGAAGATCGAGGAGCACATGGCCTCGCTGCGGGCCGCCTCGGCGGGCGACGCCGCCCGCGAGCTCAAGGTGTTCTTCATCCTGCACCGCATCGCCGAGGAACTGCGCGTCAGCGTGCACGACGTCGAGGCGAGCCAGCGCATCGCGCAGATGGCGTTCCAGCGCAACGTCCGCCCCGAGGCCCTGCGCGCGGAGCTCGTGCAGAACGGGCAGCTCGCCCACGTCTACGAGCAGATCCGCGAGCAGAAGACCCTCGACATGCTGCTGAACAAGGCGACCATCACCGAGATGCCCGCCGAAGAGTTCAACAAGCTCATGCGCGAGCAGAACATGCCGGCGTGA
- a CDS encoding sigma factor has product MAATPHDPAVVRMLTERIRAGDADAFERVYRAWYARVVGLARACTRRDESFCLDIAQDVMLRAARSIPVLPDERALGAWFGRCTLSACVDALRRDARRARRERAAAMPGGTHAAAPAGDHDDGEWLRRWCGGLDMTDFDLLHAAVVRGATLREAGLASGVSEGAATGRVRRAMARLRDAARRRML; this is encoded by the coding sequence ATGGCGGCGACCCCGCACGATCCCGCGGTCGTGCGGATGCTCACCGAGCGCATCCGCGCGGGCGACGCCGACGCGTTCGAGCGCGTCTATCGCGCGTGGTACGCGCGCGTCGTGGGCCTGGCGCGGGCCTGCACCCGGCGGGACGAGTCGTTCTGTCTCGACATCGCGCAGGACGTCATGCTGCGGGCGGCCCGGTCGATCCCCGTGCTCCCCGACGAGCGCGCCCTGGGCGCCTGGTTCGGGCGGTGCACGCTCAGCGCGTGCGTCGACGCGCTCCGGCGCGACGCGCGGCGCGCGCGGCGCGAACGAGCCGCGGCCATGCCCGGGGGGACGCACGCCGCCGCTCCCGCGGGCGACCACGACGATGGCGAATGGCTGCGCCGATGGTGCGGCGGGCTGGACATGACCGACTTCGACCTGCTGCACGCGGCGGTCGTGCGCGGGGCGACGCTGCGCGAGGCGGGGCTCGCCTCGGGCGTGTCGGAGGGAGCCGCCACGGGACGCGTCCGGCGCGCGATGGCGCGACTGCGCGACGCCGCACGAAGGAGAATGCTGTGA